gctggaggagcaggtacagtatgcatcctcacatgagctggaggagcaggtacagtatgaatcctcacatgagctggaggagcaggtacagtatgaatcctcacgtgagctggaggagcaggtacagtatgaatcctcacatgagctggaggagcaggtacagtatgaatcctcacatgagctggaggagcaggtacagtatgaatcctcacgtgagctggaggagcaggtacagtatgaatcctcacttgagctggaggagcaggtacagtatgCATCCGAgtgtgagctggaggagcaggtacagtatgaatcctcacgtgagctggaggagcaggtacagtatgaatcctcacatgagctggaggagcaggtacagtatgCATCCGAgtgtgagctggaggagcaggtacagtatgaatcctcacatgagctggaggagcaggtacagtatgaatcctcacgtgagctggaggagcaggtacagtatgCATCCGAgtgtgagctggaggagcaggtacagtatgaatcctcacttgagctggaggagcaggtgcagTATGCATCCGAgtgtgagctggaggagcagatgcagtatgaatcctcacatgagttggaggagcaggtgcagtatgaatcctcacatgagctggaggagcaggtgcagtatgaatcctcacatgagctggaggagcaggtagagtatgaatcctcacatgagctggaggagcaggtacagtatgCATCCGAgtgtgagctggaggagcaggtacagtatgaatcctcacatcagctggaggagcaggtacagtatgaatcctcacatgagctggaggagcaggtacagtatgCATCCGAgtgtgagctggaggagcaggtacagtatgaatcctcacatcagctggaggagcaggtacagtatgaatcctcacatgagctggaggagcaggtacagtatgCATCCGAgtgtgagctggaggagcaggtacagtatgaatcctcacatgagctggaggagcaggtacagtatgCATCCGAgtgtgagctggaggagcaggtacagtatgaatcctcacatgagctggaggagcaggtacagtatgaatcctcacatgagctggaggagcaggtacagtatgaatcctcacatgagctggaggagcaggtagagtatgaatcctcacatgagctggaggagcaggtacagtatgCATCCGAgtgtgagctggaggagcaggtacagtatgaatcctcacatgagctggaggagcaggtacagtatgCATCCGAgtgtgagctggaggagcaggtacagtatgaatcctcacatgagctggaggagcaggtacagtatgCATCCGAgtgtgagctggaggagcaggtacagtatgAATCCTCACATGAGCTGATGTgtgcacagtacagtatgtgcttTCTTGGTtacgagtgagagagaaagggagagataggaCAAACTAATctattcatgaaaatcagaaTCCTATGCATTTGAGCTATTCCCTGTAGAAGAGAGGACTATAATCAGTTATTCTTTATAAGGCGAGAAACCAGGgctagaggaaaggagagagggatagagacagtgcTAGGGGACATGGTAAGGTACCCTACTCTGTATCAATcctttctgttctgtctgtctggtgctGAGTGGAGAGCATGACATCCCAGAGAGGTAAGAGTAATGAGCCAGTCATTAGTGGTTCATTTCCCcgtgtcgctctctctcacacccgcCAAATTAGCCTGCTAATTAATCCAACCCAGATTAGGACACAGAGGGCTGGGCCAagacagcctcacacacacacacactaacgttTTCATCAGATGTTGACATGAACCAGTAATGTGCGGTCCACCTAACGGTCTAACCTCCTCTGCTGTCCTGAACGGGCTGACACTAAGCCACATCCTGCCTGACTGGCAaccctccctctttttcttcctcttagtcctttctttctccctctctgctctcacacCCTCCCTCATTGAGCTTCACATTTTGAttgtactgctctctctctgtctctctctctctctctctgtctgtctgtctcttttcctgCCTCACATTGCCccacctctcactccctccctgttCCTTTCACTCTTTCCGCTCTCTCTCACCCTACCCACTGTTCTCCCTCTTCGACCCTCCCTGtgactctcccttctctccccccgaCACACATTTCTCATGCGATCccttgttctctgtcacacgagGTTTCAGCTGTTGGACTCATGATTTGTGTGCTTTCTGAGTTGGACGGAGGTATGGAGGAAGTGAGGGCTGGAGGGAGTGAGGGCTGGAGGGAGTGAGAGCTGGAGGGAGTGAGGgctggagggagtgaggggaagACAGGTGTGGTCCACCCGTGCGTAGGGGATGATGAATGGGTGTCTATAGTCAAATACACCCTTCCACTGATTCACTGAAGGAATGAAGGGATGAAGGAATGGAGCAGCTGtctctggggaggaggaggggaacgagggagagaaaccaaacgGAGGAGTGAAGTACAGAAGGAAAAACTGAACAGGAGAATAAGAAAGAGGGAAAATGATTTCCCCCGGCCGAGTTCCAATAGTCTTTTCCTTTCCTGTTTCCTCATGACCACTGGTCAAAAAGCAACGCAATGGAACCTATCCAGTCTGTTCACTTATCTGTGATAATGACggaaaggagatgaggaggaaaggagatgaggccATCTTAGTGTACGGCTGAGCCTCCCAGTGAGAGGTCTGACTGGGTCAGTATCATGGTTCCTCAGGGCCAGTGAAGTTCTAGTCAAGTTTGGGATCCTACACACACAGTCGATCTGGGGTGAGGGGTTGCACATTTCCCAGGGAGCCCTTTATTAAGAAAACCACGGCCTTGGCGTTAGAGTTAAAGGGGGCATTTTGGGCCCTAGACACTTCCACCACCCTTTGTCCCTTCTACGTTAACAGATCTGAAACCACTGCTAGGCATTACAGTGATGGCTTCATCTAGTTCTGGGATAAGCTAATTAGAGCTACCAGCAGTCTTTTCAAGGTGGTGGGGGCAAGAGGAAGTAGCTAGAGGCCGAACTGGAACGGGGCCAAGAATTCCTCTGGGAGCCAAACTCTGAGTACACTACCATCGGTTCACTAGACTTATGGGGGATCTGCCATTTCAGGTCCATTGAAGAAGAAAAAACCCATCATGGAATAACATTCTGAGAATGAAAAAAAGGTCATGGAATAAAACACTAGAGTTCTAAAATCCAAATAGAGCCATTAAACAACCTGACACAGATAATACTGTGGTATATGCTATTTCACAACAACACATAACTTCTCGCTAGGTAAATAAACAAATAGCTGAGAtataaaagtgtgtgtttgtgtaaatagtAACTGTTATCTGCTGGAGCTGTCCGCCTCTCTGTGACTGGGTGAGAAGCAGCATCGTAGCGAGGCCACAGACAAGTACCCTCCAGTTAAAACCTCCAGATTACCCAGCATTACCGGCACTATGGTGCGGTCCCCGCGGTGGGCAGCAACCCTCAGCCGTTGACAGAAGCTCCACCcacctcccccaacccctctcatTATAAATCCAAAGAAGGTTGTGTGAGGTAAAAGgtgggatgtcacacacacacacacacacacacacacacacacacacacacacacacacacagtgataccgTGTACTGTAGCTGGTCTGGCTACAGCGGCAGGTAGCCAGATAGCACACGCCACTAAATGTCAGGCAGGAGACAAAAGACCCTTTAAAAACAGGCATCCTTTCTGGATTGgaggctggagggagagagggagggagggagagagggagggagggagaaagggagagagggagggagggagagagggagagagggagagagagaggaggcaggggaagTAAAGGCTAGGTAGAGGTTTAGGAGGAGAGTGATAGGAGTCAGGGATTGGGGAACGGAacgatagagggatagagaaatgGCGTCGCTACGACTTTGAAGCTCTCCCAACCCCccttggttttgtgtgtgtgtgtgtgtgtgtgtgtgtgtgtgtgtgtgtgtgtgtgtgtgtgtgtgtgtgtgtgtgtgagagagagagagagagagagagagagcagggggcgTGCATAAAGGCATAGACACTGATAAATGAGAGGGCGGTGTGAGTATAATGGACAAGTCAGTGGAGGGAAACAGCTCGATGTCTGATGGGATCAACCGAGTCAGAGTGTCTTCAGTCACTGGAAcgagaggtcacacacacacaaaggccatTTGGTGAGGCCCGTTTAAATGTGCAACATTTAACAACATAATGAGAGAAGTCATGAGATGGCAATagagctgagggagggagagagggagaaggaggagagagggagaaggaggagagaggggcacaTTCTCACCATTAGAACATGGGCCATCAACAGCTAACGCTCTAAGCCGAGAAGACGTAAATGGGACAGGGACTGGGAGCGCGAGTCAGCTGTGCGGGCGGAATAACAGACCGCGATCATTATGTCTGCCTGAAAAACTCCCTTTGTCCCCATTCTAGGAATTGTGGACTTAAGTGAATTAAGTGTCTTGTTGTGCACGCAGCATAATCTGATTTCTGTCCCTCTTATAGCAGAACTCGTGCCGCAGACCCCAAATCAAATTTGAGCAAGCAGAGAGTTGTAAGTCACTGCGCATTCCGATATGGCTTGAATGAGCTTCTGTGTTTTATCCCACAGGTTTTTTTGGGGACATTTTAAAAATGCATTTCGTGCAATGCTACACAGTTTGACATGATTTATTATGCCTCTCTTAAGGGGTATTTTGAGGGGTATATggagatttatttatttatttatttttattttacctttatttaaccaggtaggcaagttgagaacaagttctcatttacaattgcgacctggccaagataaagcaaagcagttcgacacatacaacgacacagagttacacatggagtaaaacaaacatacagtcaataataaagtataaacaagtctatatacgatgtgagcaaatgaggtgagaagggaggtaaaagaaaaaaaaggccttggtggcaaagtaaattcaatatagcaagtaaaacactggaatggtagttttgcaatggaagaatgtgcaaagtagaaataaaaataatgggaaaaaaataaaaataatggggtgcaaaggagcaaaataaataaataaattaaatacagttgggaaagaggtagttgatagggctaaattataggtgggctatgtacaggtgcagtaatctgtgagctgctctgacagttggtgcttaaagctagtgagggagataagtgtttccagtttcagagatttttgtagttcgttccagtcattggcagcagagaactggaaagagaggcggccaaagaaagaattggttttgggggtgactagagagatatacctgctggagcgtgtgctacaggtgggagatgctatggtgaccagcgagctgagataagggggaactttacctagcagggtcttgtagataacatggagccagtgggtttggcgacgagtatgaagcgagggccagccaacgagagcgtacaggtcgcaatggtgggtagtatatggggctttggtgacaaaacggattgcactgtgatagactgcatccaatttgttgagtagggtattggaggctattttgtaaattacatcgccaaagtcgaggattggtaggatggtcagttttacaagggtatgtttggcagcatgagtgaaggatgctttttttgcgaaataggaagccaattctagatttaactttggattggagatgtttgatatgggtctggaaggagagtttacagtctaaccagacacctaagtatttgtagttgtccacgtattctaagtcagagccgtccagagtagtgatgttggacaggcgggtaggtgcaggcaacgatcggttgaagagcatgcatttagttttacttgcatttaagagcaattggaggccacggaaggagagttgtatggcattgaagcttgcctggagggttgttaacacagtgtccaaagaagggccggaagtatacagaatggtgtcgtctgcgtagaggtggatcagagactcaccagcagcaagagcgacctcattgatgtatacagagaagagagtcggtccaagaattgaaccctgtggcacccccatagagactgccagaggtccggacaacagaccctccgatttgacacactgaactctatcagagaagtagttggtgaaccaggcgagggaatcatttgagaaaccaaggctgttgagtctgccgatgaggatgtggtgattgacagagtcgaaagccttgcaTTTTCAAAACACAGTATACGTGAAAGAAAACAGCTAACTTCctgcattttgccatggggcagagagaaaaatgtacagttttataatgctattctacacattttgtcatgagtcCGAGATAACATGTTGACGTTATAAAGTAACTGTCTAGGGAAAATCCCACATTTTTaaagttaatattctgttaaTTTATACCCAAATGTTGTTGACTCGTATTTTTGGCCAATGCttaaattggagagaaaaaacacAACCTGTCACAAACAGACCATTTAAAAAATGCCTGCTTTTTCCTtatagaggatgatgtcatccttctgaggaggatgagctggccaatcagtggtctactggcatgaatatttttaatgaccaatatacacccacaccattctgttgttggggtacgcccacaacATTCAAACACAGAAAAGCTACTTTTTGACATATCCTACATAATTACAATTTTTTTAAGGAtaactatttcactcatattgtaattaattataggtcatatttcatagaaatctggaaaca
Above is a genomic segment from Oncorhynchus clarkii lewisi isolate Uvic-CL-2024 unplaced genomic scaffold, UVic_Ocla_1.0 unplaced_contig_14146_pilon_pilon, whole genome shotgun sequence containing:
- the LOC139396840 gene encoding probable inactive protein kinase DDB_G0270444; this encodes VQYESSLELEEQVQYASECELEEQVQYESSRELEEQVQYESSHELEEQVQYASECELEEQVQYESSHELEEQVQYESSRELEEQVQYASECELEEQVQYESSLELEEQVQYASECELEEQMQYESSHELEEQVEYESSHELEEQVQYASECELEEQVQYESSHQLEEQVQYESSHELEEQVQYASECELEEQVQYESSHQLEEQVQYESSHELEEQVQYASECELEEQVQYESSHELEEQVQYASECELEEQVQYESSHELEEQVEYESSHELEEQVQYASECELEEQVQYESSHELEEQVQYASECELEEQVQYESSHELEEQVQYASECELEEQITQHYRHYGAVPAVGSNPQPLTEAPPTSPNPSHYKSKEGCVRLRIRALLSALPDKYTVRRSALSALPVRQLRLAAETERDRCKCQGLP